One Drechmeria coniospora strain ARSEF 6962 chromosome 01, whole genome shotgun sequence genomic region harbors:
- a CDS encoding Sulfate adenylyltransferase yields the protein MANSPHGGVLKDLFARDLPRHAELSIESERLPALVLSERHLCDLELILNGGFSPLQGFMSQEDYNGVVENNRLVDGNLFSMPITLDVDETQIKELGIKPGARITLRDSRDDRNLAILTVKDLYRPDKIREAVQVFGSDDDTHPGVKHLFTVARDTYVGGELEAINRLEHYDFLDLRFTPTELRAHFNKLGWQKVVAFQTRNPMHRAHRELTVRAARSQQANVLIHPVVGLTKPGDIDHFTRVRVYKALLARYPNSMAALALLPLAMRMGGPREALWHAVIRKNHGATHFIVGRDHAGPGKNKDGKDHYGPYEAQELVKRYQDELGIKMVEFQEMIYIPDKDEYMPADEIPNGTRTMNISGTELRNRLRTGKEIPAWFSYPEVVEVLREQNPLPREKGFTVFMTGYQNCGKDQIARALQTTLNQGGGRPVSMLVGETVRHELSSELGFSRQDRDLNISRIAFVASELTKAGAAVIAAPIAPFEDARRQARQLIEKSGPFFLIHVATPLEYCEKTDRRGIYKKARAGEIKGFTGVDDPYEEPSKPDLVVDLEKQNVRSIVHEIILLLESNGLLDRV from the exons ATGGCCAACTCTCCTCACGGCGGCGTCCTCAAGGATCTCTTCGCCCGCGACCTGCCACGTCATGCCGAGCTCTCAATAGAGTCGGAGAGGCTTCCTGCCCTCGTCCTGAGCGAGCGTCACCTCTGCGATCTCGAGCTCATCCTCAACGGCGGCTTTTCTCCCCTCCAAG GTTTCATGTCGCAAGAGGACTACAATGG AGTCGTCGAGAATAACCGGCTCGTCGATGGCAACCTTTTCAGCATGCCCATCACCCTCGACGTGGATGAGACCCAGATCAAAgagctcggcatcaagcCTGGTGCGAGAATCACCCTTCGCGACTCCCGGGACGACCGCAACCTCGCGATCCTGACCGTCAAGGACCTGTACCGGCCGGACAA GATCAGGGAAGCCGTCCAGGTGTttggcagcgacgacgacacccaCCCTGGCGTCAAGCATCTCTTCACCGTCGCCCGGGACACGTACGTCGGCGGtgagctcgaggccatcaatCGTCTGGAGCATTACGATTTCCTCGATCTCCGCT TCACGCCGACGGAACTGCGAGCGCACTTCAACAAGCTTGGCTGGCAAAAGGTCGTCGCTTTCCAGACGCGGAACCCGATGCACCGCGCCCACCGGGAGCTTACCGTCCGCGCCGCCCGCTCGCAGCAGGCCAACGTCCTCATCCACCCGGTCGTCGGCCTGACCAAGCCCGGCGACATCGATCACTTCACCCGCGTCCGCGTCTACAAGGCCCTCCTGGCGCGGTACCCGAACAGCatggccgccctcgccctcctgccGCTGGCCATGCGCATGGGCGGTCCCCGCGAAGCCCTCTGGCACGCCGTCATCCGCAAGAACCACGGGGCGACGCacttcatcgtcggccgcgaccaCGCCGGCCCGGGCAAGaacaaggacggcaaggaccACTACGGCCCCTACGAGGCCCAGGAGCTCGTCAAGAGGTACCAGGACGAGCTGGGCATCAAGATGGTCGAGTTCCAGGAGATGATCTACATCCCCGACAAGGACGAGTACATgcccgccgacgagatcCCCAACGGCACCCGGACCATGAACATTTCCGGCACCGAGCTGCGCAACCGGCTCAGGACCGGCAAGGAGATACCCGCCTGGTTCTCGTAccccgaggtcgtcgaggtgctgCGCGAGCAGAACCCGCTGCCGCGCGAGAAGGGCTTCACCGTCTTCATGACGGGCTACCAGAACTGCGGCAAGGACCAGATCGCGCGCGCGCTCCAGACCACGCTGAAccagggcggcggccggcccgtctccatgctcgtcggcgaaacCGTCCGCCACGAGCTCTCGTCCGAGCTCGGCTTCAGCAGGCAGGACCGCGATCTCAACATCTCGCGCATCGCCTTTGTCGCCTCGGAGCTCAcaaaggccggcgccgccgtcatcgccgcgcCGATTGCGCCCTTTGAGGACGCCCGCCGGCAGGCGCGCCAGCTCATCGAGAAGTCGGGTCCCTTCTTCCTCATCCACGTCGCCACCCCGCTGGAGTATTGCGAGAAGACGGACCGGCGGGGCATCTACAAGAAGGCGCGCGCCGGCGAGATCAAGGGCTtcaccggcgtcgacgacccgTACGAGGAGCCGTCCAAGCCGGATTTGGTGGTCGATCTCGAGAAGCAGAACGTCCGATCGATCGTGCACGAGATcatcctgctgctcgagagCAACGGCCTGCTCGATCGGGTTTGA